The Corynebacterium renale genome includes a region encoding these proteins:
- a CDS encoding helix-turn-helix transcriptional regulator: MAAEQTTPQENPRDKTDRILQLMFVLIDSARSGHPFLSITDLRSKIRDYSGKSVDAARHMLNRDVEAIARMGMPLERTTFPDGSFGYRLNSQRYELPEIDFTPEEAAVLGLAGDLGRRTELAAFARSGWSKLAAGGLDRDLSDSTHEIFYQVDDFSSVTPQVWKPIIHAVAKKVTVTFDYTPSPAATPQPRRMDPWAVVPLNNRIYLLGFDLDKNAGRAFRIVKISRVIRTDRPITHPHPADLSATELVKESLQRNRTLIDATVRIFTGTSQALRNAGEVSASEDGLDTITLHDVDREWLVRTVASYGAQARVVSPEDVVSEVQELIQKAVN, encoded by the coding sequence GTGGCTGCTGAACAGACGACGCCGCAGGAGAATCCGCGGGACAAGACCGACCGGATTTTGCAGTTGATGTTTGTCCTCATTGACTCTGCTAGGTCCGGGCATCCTTTTTTAAGTATCACTGACTTGAGGTCGAAGATTCGCGATTACTCGGGGAAGTCTGTCGACGCAGCACGGCATATGCTCAACCGTGACGTGGAGGCCATCGCACGCATGGGGATGCCACTTGAGCGCACCACTTTTCCCGATGGCTCATTCGGCTACCGGCTTAACTCGCAGCGCTATGAGTTGCCTGAAATCGACTTCACACCGGAAGAAGCTGCTGTTTTGGGTTTAGCCGGTGATTTAGGACGACGAACTGAACTGGCAGCCTTTGCTCGCTCCGGGTGGAGCAAACTCGCTGCGGGTGGACTAGACCGCGATCTGTCTGACTCGACTCACGAGATTTTCTACCAAGTAGATGATTTCTCTAGCGTGACCCCGCAGGTATGGAAGCCCATCATTCATGCGGTCGCGAAAAAAGTCACGGTCACGTTCGACTACACTCCATCGCCCGCAGCTACCCCGCAGCCCCGGCGTATGGATCCGTGGGCGGTCGTCCCGTTAAACAACCGTATCTATCTCCTCGGCTTTGACCTGGATAAAAACGCGGGACGCGCCTTCCGCATTGTGAAAATCTCACGCGTTATCCGCACCGACCGCCCGATTACCCACCCTCATCCCGCCGACTTGAGCGCGACCGAGTTGGTGAAGGAATCACTTCAGCGCAATAGGACTCTCATCGACGCCACCGTACGCATCTTCACCGGCACTAGCCAAGCCTTGCGCAACGCAGGGGAAGTTTCTGCGTCAGAGGATGGCCTCGACACCATCACACTTCACGACGTCGACCGGGAGTGGTTAGTCCGTACGGTAGCAAGTTATGGTGCCCAGGCCCGCGTCGTTAGTCCTGAGGACGTAGTCAGCGAAGTGCAGGAACTCATCCAGAAAGCGGTGAACTAA
- a CDS encoding helix-turn-helix transcriptional regulator, with amino-acid sequence MAKNSKLNDIARSLNLLPYFQAHPGRTVFEAARDLGEDVSDIVNDLHRLHCTGPGEYPDELVDLQASYTEVQILNNQGLNRPLRLTAAEAAALLLTLEALESTPGLVDDPKAVVSAAAKLRKATGGESPVADVTPESYANGTAAAPEVFSRLKNALHKGTSVKFSYQSVNNEIPSQPQVAPLHIFRLDDILYLKAWNPTSDGGVGAIRTYRLDRMSDIEDVATITVPASARQFSPDDPFDWENSAQVAELKISRDSAWLADYHPLTIDGEADDADSLRAHLPVASVVWLQRFALFHADRIEVVGPPDLAAAVKEYALSASRAYDEDSTM; translated from the coding sequence GTGGCAAAAAATTCTAAGCTCAACGACATTGCCCGTTCACTTAATCTGCTGCCGTACTTCCAGGCGCACCCTGGCCGAACCGTTTTTGAAGCGGCGCGGGACCTCGGCGAAGACGTCTCCGATATCGTCAATGATCTGCACAGATTGCACTGTACTGGCCCTGGCGAATATCCGGATGAGCTCGTCGATCTTCAGGCTTCATACACTGAAGTCCAAATTTTGAATAACCAGGGACTTAATCGGCCGTTACGGCTCACGGCGGCTGAGGCGGCAGCTTTGTTGCTAACCCTTGAAGCATTGGAAAGTACTCCCGGTTTAGTGGACGATCCGAAAGCCGTCGTATCTGCAGCCGCAAAATTGCGGAAAGCCACCGGCGGTGAAAGCCCCGTAGCCGACGTAACACCCGAGTCCTACGCCAACGGCACTGCAGCCGCACCGGAAGTTTTCTCCCGCCTTAAAAATGCGCTACACAAAGGCACTTCAGTAAAGTTTTCCTACCAATCGGTAAATAACGAGATTCCCTCGCAACCGCAGGTAGCACCACTACACATCTTCCGGCTTGATGACATTCTCTACCTGAAAGCTTGGAATCCCACAAGCGATGGCGGCGTTGGAGCAATCCGTACATACCGGCTGGACCGTATGTCGGACATCGAGGATGTAGCAACGATCACGGTCCCAGCCTCAGCACGCCAATTTTCGCCAGATGATCCGTTCGATTGGGAGAATTCGGCGCAAGTCGCAGAGCTAAAAATATCCCGCGACTCAGCGTGGCTTGCGGATTACCACCCGCTCACCATCGATGGGGAAGCCGACGATGCAGATTCTTTGCGTGCGCACTTGCCAGTGGCATCAGTTGTATGGCTGCAACGATTTGCCCTTTTCCACGCAGACAGAATCGAAGTCGTAGGACCGCCGGACCTGGCAGCTGCTGTCAAGGAATACGCGCTTTCGGCATCGAGGGCGTATGATGAGGATTCGACAATGTAG
- the tatA gene encoding Sec-independent protein translocase subunit TatA has protein sequence MPNLGATEIIIILVVIVVLFGAKKLPDAARSLGRSMRIFRSEVKEMKNDDQQEISAQSAPEQLPQANQQPGENVQVVENQEPRNQQ, from the coding sequence ATGCCAAACCTTGGTGCAACTGAGATCATCATTATTTTGGTCGTCATCGTCGTTCTTTTCGGCGCCAAGAAGCTTCCGGACGCAGCTCGGTCTTTGGGGCGCTCCATGCGTATTTTCCGCTCGGAAGTCAAGGAAATGAAAAATGATGACCAGCAAGAAATTTCCGCGCAATCTGCCCCCGAGCAGCTCCCTCAGGCCAACCAACAACCCGGGGAGAACGTGCAGGTTGTAGAAAATCAAGAGCCACGCAACCAGCAGTAA